The sequence CCTTGCGGGCCTCCGCGATTTCCATGGGGTTTGTCTTCCTTTCCGCCGCCTGGCGGCGCTTCTACAACGTCCCCGCCAAGCTCGACATCGACAGTGCCAAGGACGTGGCGAACAAGCTCGTGGCGGCGGCGCCGGGCTCGCCGATCGAGGGGTTGGTCCATTTCGTGCTGGCGCGGCCGGGGCTGGCCGAGTTCGCCACCTACGCCATGACCATCGGCGAGGCGCTCGCGGGACTGGGGCTCATTTTCGGCTTCCTGACGCGCCTGTCGGCGGTCGGTGCGGCCCTTCTGAATATCGCGCTCATGCTCATTTTCGGCTGGCAGGGTTTCGAATGCCTCGACGAATGGACCATGGCGGCGCTGGGCTTCGCGATCTCGGTCAGCGTCATGCTCTACGGGCCCGGCCTCTACTCCCTCGACAACGTGGTCGGCATCGATCCGCTCCGGGGCGTCTTCACCAAGGGCGTGGCCATCGCGCTGACGGTGGCGTCCGTGATCTTCACGGTCGGGTTCTACGACTACTATTTCGGGATCGCCCATCTGGAGCGGCGCACCGGCGTCGAGGCCTACCGCATCGTGGCGGAACCGGCGCCGCAGCCGGACGCGGCCATTCTCTACGTGAACGCGGGCGCCTCGACCAACGGCGCCTATGTGCGCAGCATCACCTTCAAGCTCGACAGCGGGGAGACGGTAACCCAGAGCGCGGAGGAGATCGGCGTCCTCAAGAGCTATTACGAGCCCTGGTCCCGGTCCGGCGTCCTGACCGACGGCGTGCTGCGGCTGCGGCTCGGTTCCAAGACGGAAATCCGCCTGCCGAAGGGGGCCGCGTCCGCGACGATCGACCTGATCGACAATGCCGATCAGGACGTGGTTTTTGCAGCGCCAGCCGCCGACTAGGCGCGGTTTCGCCGCCGGTTTGACTGCTCAGCCGCCGCGCGCAGCTTAACTTTGCGCTTATGTCCCGGAGATTTGGGGTGTATCTGGGGCTTTGCGCGCGGTGACAAGCCGCTTAAAGTCGCCCCGAACTGGCGCCATTTCGGACGCCGGACCAAAGTTCTGCTGGGTATTTCTGTTGCAACCTGTTCCGTTGAAGCCTGCGGGGACGCCCGCGCCATCCTCCGCCCCGACGTCCGCGGAAGCCGCCTTGGAGCCTGAAGAGACCGGGAAACCAAAGCGCGTGTCCCTGCGGCCTCTAGGGCAGCTCAAGCCTTATCTCCTGCGCCACAAAGGCATGCTCTTGGCCGCGCTCGTCTCCCTGGTCGTGGCGGCGGGGGCGATGCTGGCGCTGCCGCTCGCGCTGCGCCGGATGATCGACCTCGGCTTTTCGGGCATCGAGCCCGAGCTGGTGGATGTCTATTTCGGCACGCTTGTCGGCGTCGGCGCGCTGCTCGCGATCGCAAGCGCGGCACGGTTCTACTGCGTGAACTGGCTCGGCGAGCGGGTGGTGGCGGACATCCGCACCGATGTCTTCAAGCATCTCACGGGCCTCAGCCCCGCCTTCTATGAAGTGTCCCACTCCGGCGAAGTGATGTCGCGGCTGACGGCGGACACGACCCAGGTCAAAGCTGCCGCCGGGACCGCCGTGTCCCAGGCGATGCGGAACCTGCTGCTGGTCGTCGGATCCGTCGCGATGATGATCGTGACGAGCCCCAAACTGTCGCTGGCGGTTCTCATCGCCATTCCGCTGATCGTTTTGCCCCTCGTCGCTTATGGCCGGTCCGTGCGGGCCCGCTCGCGCTACGCCCAGGACACTTTGGCTGAGGCCTCGGCCTATGCCAGCGAAAGCCTCGGCCAAGTGAAAGTGCTGCAGGCCTTCACCAATGAGCGCGCCGCCACGAGCCGCTTCCGCCGCGCCATGGACCGGGCCTTCGAGGCCGCCAACGACCGGGCCAAGGCCCGGGCCGGGTTGACGGCGATCGCCATGTTCTTGGTCTTTCTGTCCGTCGTGGGCGTTCTGTGGTACGGCGCGCAGGACGTGCTGTCCGGCTCGATGTCCGGGGGCACGCTCGGCCAATTCGTGCTGTATGCGGTCTTCGCCGCCGCCGCTGTCGGCGGGCTCAGCGACGTCTGGGGCGAAGTCGCGCAAGCCGCGGGCGCCGCCGAACGGCTCGGCGAGTTGCTCGAGGCGGAATCCGAGATCCAGTCGCCGCCCCATCCGACGCCGATGCCCGAACCAGGGCGCGGTGAGATCGCATTTGACGACGTGTCTTTCGCCTATCCGCTGCGGCCCGACATTGCAGCCTTGGACGGGGTGAGCTTCACGGTAAGGCCAGGCGAGCGCGTCGCTCTCGTCGGACCGTCAGGCGCGGGCAAGACCACCATCTTCGCGCTGCTCTTGCGCTTCTACGATCCGAAATCGGGCACGGTCCGCGTGGACGACGTGCCGGTGGACATGGCGGATTTGCACGATCTGCGGTCGCGCTTCGCCATGGTGCCGCAGGAGACGGCGCTCTTCGCCGACACGGTCGCCGCCAATATCGCCTATGGGGCGGAGACGGCGACACGGGCCCAGATCGAGGCGGCGGCTAGGGCCGCGTTCGCGCACGGCTTCATCGCCGAATTGCCGGAAGGCTACCAGACGCAGCTCGGGGAGGGCGGCGTCACGCTATCGGGCGGCCAGCGTCAGCGCATCGCCATTGCGCGGGCGGTGCTGCGCGATGCGCCGATCCTCCTGCTGGACGAGGCCACGAGCGCGCTCGATACCACCAACGAGACCCTGGTGCAGAAGGCGCTGGACAAGGTGATGGACGGACGCACGACGCTCGTTATCGCCCACCGTCTTTCCACGGTGGTGAATGCGGATCGCATTCTGGTCTTCGACCGGGGCGAACTCGTGGAAGAGGGCACGCATCAGCAGCTGATCGCGAAGAGCGGGCTGTATGCGCGGCTCGCCTCGCTGCAATTCGCACCCGACGCAGCCGAGTAGGGCCTACCGTTCCGTCAGCTTGAGCTCGATGCGGCGGTTGCGGGCCAGCGCCGTCGGGCTGTTGCCGCTGTCGATGGGCTGAAATTCGCCGAAGCCGGCCGCGACGAGATGCTCGGGTGCGATACCGCGCGCCATGAGATAGCGCACCACCGAGATGGCGCGCGCCGCCGACAGTTCCCAGTTCGAAGGGAAGGTGGACGAGGAGATCGGCGTGATGTCCGTATGTCCGTCCACGCGCATGACCCAGGGGATGTTGGTGGGAATGTTGCCCTCGATCTCTTTCAATGCCGTGGCGAGGTTATTGAGCTGGCCGTAGGCGCTCGTTTTCAGCGTCGCCGAGCCTGGATCGAACAGTACGTCCGAGGGGAACACGAAGCGGTCGCCGACGATCCTGAAGTCCTTGCGCTGTCCCAGCGTCTTGCGCAACTCGCCGAAGAAGTTCGAACGGTATTGCGCCAGTTCGCGCGCCTTCCTGGCGAGCGCCACGTTGAGGCGTTCGCCAAGATTGGCGATCGTCTCCTGGCTCTCCTGATCCTTGGCTTCGGAGGCTTCAAGCGCCTCGTTCAGCGCGGCGAGCTGGAGGCGCAAGGCGGCCAGTTGCTGATTGAGCAGTTCCACCTTGGCGAGCGCGTCATTTGTGATGTTGCGCTGCTCGTCGAGCTGCGTCCCGAGCGCGGCGATGCGTCCTTCCGCATCGTCCGAGGCGCCGCTCGCATCGCCGAGCAGGCCGGTCAGGCGCTTGTTCTGGGCCTGGGTATCGAGGAGCGTCGCCTGCAGCGCGGCGAGATTGTCTTCGGCGGAATCCTTTTGCGACCGCTCAAGGGCGAGAAGCTCGGTCAATTCGGCAAGCTGACGGTTGAGACGCGACAGCATCGTGTCCTTGCCGCTCGACGCCTGGGTGATGATGTAGTTCGTCACCATGAAGAGCGACATCAGGAAGATCACCACGAGCAGCAGCGTGGAGAGCATGTCCACGAAGCCCGGCCAGAGATTGGTCTGATATTGGCTGCGGCGGCCGCGGGCGAGAGCCATCTATCGTTTCCTCGCGTGCATGATCTGCCCCGTCGCGCTCATTGGCCGGTAGGCGCCTTGGGCTTGGCCGCGACCTGGCGCAGGACGGTGGCGATCTCCTGCTGCTGCTGGGCCTGCTCGTCGGCCCATTCGCGCACGACCTTCTGCTCGGCGCGCATCTGGCGGATCAGCTTGTCGACCCCTTGGGCGAGGTCGTGTACGGCGGCTTCGGTCTGGCCTCCCTGGCCGACGCGGTCGCCGAGGTCCGAAATCGAGCGCTGCATATCCATCAGCGCGTAGCGCAACTGCGGCGGCACACTGTCGCCGGGATCTGTGGTCTGGAGCTCGGTGACGTTGGCGA comes from Methyloceanibacter stevinii and encodes:
- a CDS encoding TQO small subunit DoxD; the encoded protein is MDQTDDRFADVKQLALRASAISMGFVFLSAAWRRFYNVPAKLDIDSAKDVANKLVAAAPGSPIEGLVHFVLARPGLAEFATYAMTIGEALAGLGLIFGFLTRLSAVGAALLNIALMLIFGWQGFECLDEWTMAALGFAISVSVMLYGPGLYSLDNVVGIDPLRGVFTKGVAIALTVASVIFTVGFYDYYFGIAHLERRTGVEAYRIVAEPAPQPDAAILYVNAGASTNGAYVRSITFKLDSGETVTQSAEEIGVLKSYYEPWSRSGVLTDGVLRLRLGSKTEIRLPKGAASATIDLIDNADQDVVFAAPAAD
- a CDS encoding ABC transporter transmembrane domain-containing protein translates to MEPEETGKPKRVSLRPLGQLKPYLLRHKGMLLAALVSLVVAAGAMLALPLALRRMIDLGFSGIEPELVDVYFGTLVGVGALLAIASAARFYCVNWLGERVVADIRTDVFKHLTGLSPAFYEVSHSGEVMSRLTADTTQVKAAAGTAVSQAMRNLLLVVGSVAMMIVTSPKLSLAVLIAIPLIVLPLVAYGRSVRARSRYAQDTLAEASAYASESLGQVKVLQAFTNERAATSRFRRAMDRAFEAANDRAKARAGLTAIAMFLVFLSVVGVLWYGAQDVLSGSMSGGTLGQFVLYAVFAAAAVGGLSDVWGEVAQAAGAAERLGELLEAESEIQSPPHPTPMPEPGRGEIAFDDVSFAYPLRPDIAALDGVSFTVRPGERVALVGPSGAGKTTIFALLLRFYDPKSGTVRVDDVPVDMADLHDLRSRFAMVPQETALFADTVAANIAYGAETATRAQIEAAARAAFAHGFIAELPEGYQTQLGEGGVTLSGGQRQRIAIARAVLRDAPILLLDEATSALDTTNETLVQKALDKVMDGRTTLVIAHRLSTVVNADRILVFDRGELVEEGTHQQLIAKSGLYARLASLQFAPDAAE
- a CDS encoding peptidoglycan -binding protein codes for the protein MALARGRRSQYQTNLWPGFVDMLSTLLLVVIFLMSLFMVTNYIITQASSGKDTMLSRLNRQLAELTELLALERSQKDSAEDNLAALQATLLDTQAQNKRLTGLLGDASGASDDAEGRIAALGTQLDEQRNITNDALAKVELLNQQLAALRLQLAALNEALEASEAKDQESQETIANLGERLNVALARKARELAQYRSNFFGELRKTLGQRKDFRIVGDRFVFPSDVLFDPGSATLKTSAYGQLNNLATALKEIEGNIPTNIPWVMRVDGHTDITPISSSTFPSNWELSAARAISVVRYLMARGIAPEHLVAAGFGEFQPIDSGNSPTALARNRRIELKLTER